GGCGATCCAGGTCCGGGTCAGCTGTGACTCAGGCAGGGCATAACCAAGGTTCTGTTCCGCCAAGGCCTGTGCCCGCGGCACGAAATCGGGCGCGTACTGAAGTGCCGATATCGCCTTGAGCGTATCAACGATCGCACCGAACCGGGCGCTCACCCGGCTTTCGTAATCGTACAGCGCCGCGTTCAACGCCTGATCGACCAGGGCATGCTCGCAGCGCTGCCCGCTGCCCAGGACACAGGCGGGGTTGGGCATTGCCGGCGCGATCCGCAGGGCGGGTCGCTCGACGATGCGCTGCTGGGCAGCACGGCGTTGACGCGTGTTCATCGCGCAGATCTCACGCCCGCGCGCCGCCGGAGACGGTCACCAGCGGCCCGCGCCCGCTATTGCCGGACGAACCCGTTACCAGGTTGGCAGCGGCGGGCGGCTTCTCGGCTTCGGGCTGGCTGCGTGCATCCATCACCGTGCCGCGCGGATTGCCGCGCTGCGACGGGTTCCGCATCAGGCTGGATCGGCCCTCGGTTCCGGAAACCCGGCTCTGGGCCTTCCAGGCATCGCCGGTGACGCGCTCGTGGATTTGCGCTTCGCCGCTGAGGCGTTGCGCCTTCGCGATTTTGGTCAGGTCGATCCGGGCCTGGTCACCCTGCGCATCGGCATCGCGCGGGGTGCCGCGCCGGGCACCCGGCGCGAAATCGTGGTGGCGGAACTCCGGCGTGCCGGTGATCAGCCCCCCGGCCTTGTTGCCGGGGCCGGTGATGCGATCGACTGCACTGTAGGCGGTTCCGGTGACGGAGCCGCTATCGCCGCGGGCACGATCGGAGTCCCAGGCGACCCGGGCAGGCGAGCGGATGCTGAAATCGGTCGGCGCCGCCGGCTTGTCGGGCTCGGGCGGACGTTGACGGGAGAGAAAGCGATTTGCCGTGTCGGGGCGCGTCGCGCAGGAGGATGCCATGTTGTCGGCACCGATATAGGGCGCGCCGGTCACGGTCAGGCAGGTGCCGCGCTCGTCGCCGGTCATGGTGCTGCCGCCCGCGCCGGGGCGGTCGCCGCTGACCATGGTCGCGGGGATGCTCGCCCGGTCGCGCACCCGGGCCGACTGGGCCTGGAGGCTCTCGGGGGCGCAGAACGTCTGGTACTGGCCGCGCCCGATATAGGACGAGCCGCTGATCGGCGAGCAGGCGCCGTATTCATCGCCGGTGACCTGCTCGGACCGCCCGAAGGCGCTGCCGGTCACCTGCTTGCCGTTGAGGGTGAGGTCGACGCCGACCTTGCTCACGGGTTTGATCCGGGGTGCGTTGGGACCACACAGCGCTGCCGACTGGTCGGCGCTGAAATAGTCGGTTCCGGTGACGGGGCTGCACCGACCTGCCTCGTCACCGGACATTTTTGGGCTTGAGGCGGTCTCCGTCCCGCTCATGCCCGCGCCACCTCTGGTTTCGATCCGCGCCACCTTGCGCGGACCGCCGGTGTTACAGAGGGCGCCGAAATCCTTGGCGTTGAAATACTGGTTGCCGGTGACGGCGCGGCATGAACCGGCTTCATCGCCTGTTACGTGGTGGGACCGCCCGACATCGCTGCCGGTCATCGTCTGGCCGCCGGGGGTGGACATCACGCTCATCCGGCGCGCGGGTGCAGGCACCTCGCTGCGACAGAAATCCTTGAAATGTTCGGCGGACAGATACTGGCTGCCCGTTACGTTGCGGCATGAGCCCGGTTCGTCCCCGGTGACTTTGGAGTCGCGCCCCACGGTGGTGCCGGTGAGAGGCAGCGCCGCGTGGGTGTGGGTCATGCCGACCTTGGGCGGCGCGGTATCGGCGGAGAGGCGACCGTAGGACGTGCCGGTGATCGCGCGGTCCGCGCCCATTTCGCCGCCGGTGACCTGCGAGGGCCGACCGACGAGGGTGCCGCTGATGGTCTTGCCCTTGGGGGTCGCTTCGCTCACGACCTTGACGGGCCCGGCTGATGGGCGGGTCGGGCAGAATTTGTCGTACATATTGGCGGGCAGGTAGTCGATGCCGGTGACGGCGCGGCAGGCGCCGGCCTCGTTGCCGGTCATCGAGCGGGCGTAGCCGATCTCGGTGCCCGTGACGGTCAGATCCCGTGCCGTCTGGCTCGAACGGACCTTCAACGGCCCGGGCTCGACCTTGATGTCGCAGATTTCGCCGTACTGCTCGAAGCCGATATATTCGGTGCCGGTGATCGTGCGGCACGAACCCGGCTCGTTGCCGGTGACTTTGCGGCTGCGCTCGACCATGGTGCCGGTGACGGCGGTGCCCGACAGGGTGTGGGCTTCCTCGACCTTCGGTGGCGTTTCCATGAAGGCGGGACG
This sequence is a window from Acidiphilium acidophilum. Protein-coding genes within it:
- a CDS encoding CsoS2 family carboxysome shell protein, translated to MTAAHKPAGATLSGREIALMRRQAMTQHGKAGLNKLATATFVSPARAATTATRSASMPSAHIRPGSHAAGTPQHQPASAPPVAPKRAALERRQALSRMGKSALTGAAKPQNAEPARHGRTKPVPSRPGQAAAAAHDCGCATPSSKNDAQTCACQTPAGHSAGHADPSITHTSNDAPRREVQPVGKALARARRVALSQDGKSGIKRVEQATRIAASLPGQDWQMAITKGASGRQVAMQHRKVRALMGTCNTNRATTRPSAHVRVRPAFMETPPKVEEAHTLSGTAVTGTMVERSRKVTGNEPGSCRTITGTEYIGFEQYGEICDIKVEPGPLKVRSSQTARDLTVTGTEIGYARSMTGNEAGACRAVTGIDYLPANMYDKFCPTRPSAGPVKVVSEATPKGKTISGTLVGRPSQVTGGEMGADRAITGTSYGRLSADTAPPKVGMTHTHAALPLTGTTVGRDSKVTGDEPGSCRNVTGSQYLSAEHFKDFCRSEVPAPARRMSVMSTPGGQTMTGSDVGRSHHVTGDEAGSCRAVTGNQYFNAKDFGALCNTGGPRKVARIETRGGAGMSGTETASSPKMSGDEAGRCSPVTGTDYFSADQSAALCGPNAPRIKPVSKVGVDLTLNGKQVTGSAFGRSEQVTGDEYGACSPISGSSYIGRGQYQTFCAPESLQAQSARVRDRASIPATMVSGDRPGAGGSTMTGDERGTCLTVTGAPYIGADNMASSCATRPDTANRFLSRQRPPEPDKPAAPTDFSIRSPARVAWDSDRARGDSGSVTGTAYSAVDRITGPGNKAGGLITGTPEFRHHDFAPGARRGTPRDADAQGDQARIDLTKIAKAQRLSGEAQIHERVTGDAWKAQSRVSGTEGRSSLMRNPSQRGNPRGTVMDARSQPEAEKPPAAANLVTGSSGNSGRGPLVTVSGGARA